One Scophthalmus maximus strain ysfricsl-2021 chromosome 9, ASM2237912v1, whole genome shotgun sequence genomic region harbors:
- the LOC118319602 gene encoding phospholipase A and acyltransferase 3 produces MAPTLFDQKPEPGDLIEIFRGNYQHWALYIGDGFVVHLAPPSEVPGAGASSMMSVLCENAYVKREELWDVVGTDRWEINNSLDNEYEPRPVPEIVREARQWVGKKLPYCVFKRNCEHFVTELRYGKPQSRQVRQAVQTAGMVVGVGLGFMALAGVVSAFLGGDNKKERKNTQ; encoded by the exons ATGGCCCCAACTCTG TTTGATCAGAAACCAGAGCCTGGCGACTTGATCGAAATCTTCCGTGGCAACTACCAGCACTGGGCCTTGTACATTGGCGATGGCTTCGTTGTTCACTTGGCCCCACCCT CCGAGGTCCCGGGTGCAGGCGCCAGCAGCATGATGTCTGTCCTATGTGAAAACGCCtatgtgaagagagaggagctgtGGGATGTGGTGGGAACAGACCGGTGGGAGATAAACAACAGCCTGGACAATGAGTACGAGCCCCGTCCGGTTCCTGAAATTGTGAGGGAGGCCCGTCAATGGGTGGGCAAGAAGCTGCCGTACTGCGTCTTCAAAAGGAACTGCGAGCACTTTGTCACCGAGCTGCGCTACGGCAAGCCCCAGTCCCGTCAG gtgcGTCAGGCAGTCCAAACCGCAGGCATGGTGGTAGGGGTGGGTCTGGGCTTCATGGCTCTGGCGGGAGTTGTGTCTGCTTTCCTGGGAGGcgacaacaaaaaggaaaggaagaacACGCAGTGA
- the scyl1 gene encoding N-terminal kinase-like protein isoform X2, which yields MYCGTNGQKQGFHGAISRPAHMRASLFLQRSVWFFVSALCVFDAVWRKEEMWSFFARDPVKDFAYEILPDTQEKSGIWTLHRGKRKTNGEPVSVFVYEVSQGTDPQTQLAKAAVKRMKTLRHPNILAYVDGLETEKSLYLVTEQVTPLAVHLKAQAEKGGAGELEISWGLHQIVKALSFLVNDCHLLHNNLGVWSVFVDRAGEWKLGALDHVAPEQGDPSGFSLPAPKAVYPDMEKYDPPEMSNGNGEKWAGEVWRLGCLIWEVFNGPLPRASSLRSLGKIPKALVPHYCELVGANARARPNPARFLQNCRAAGGFLSNSFVESNLFLEEIQIKEPAEKQQFFQDLSDNLDSFPEDFCKHKVLPQLLTAFEFGSAGAVVLTPLFKVGKFLSAEEYQQKIIPVIVKMFSSTDRAMRIRLLQQMEQFIQYLNEAAVNSQIFPHVVHGFTDTNPAIREQTVKSMLLLAPKLNEANLNQELMRHFARLQARDEQGPIRCNTTVCLGKIASYLNAGTRQRVLISAFSRGTKDPFPASRSAGVLGFAATHNYYSVTEIAARILPTLCAITVDPDKSVRDQAFKAIKSFLSKLETVSEDPTKLADIEKDVASCAQPAGASSGWAGWAVTGMSSLTSKLIRNAPGTEGSAAAEGSGSTSTTGPTSATDTEPAPASGSDDKTPQLSLSHPAASSLANQSQTLEVTDKDQEPIGDRWDEEEDWGSLEEPQKSHTEPEDWNTDWSGMASSKKKVGRSSSSVTVKKQSSDWSSSGWDADDSWSNEKEGQGQSSAGEEGWGNDWGEEETDTTLANKTLSLPEGVRLASEYNWDKSIASKGASQNDLFASVSQRNAASTADTTAGDGWSAEATGDWGAEESWESVDGSQGLSKAELSKKKREERRKELEAKRAERKAAKGPLKLGARKLD from the exons ATGTACTGTGGAACTAATGGGCAGAAGCAAGGTTTCCACGGAGCCATTTCACGTCCGGCCCATATGCGAGCTAGCCTCTTCCTCCAGCGGTCTGTTTGGTTCTTCGTGAgtgcgttgtgtgtgtttgatgcggtgtggaggaaagaggagatgtGGTCCTTTTTCGCCAGGGATCCTGTCAAAGACTTCGCTTATGAAATTCTCCCGGACACCCAAGAAAAGTCTGGAATATGGACTCTACATCGCGGGAAGCGGAAG ACCAATGGAGAgccagtgtctgtgtttgtgtacgagGTATCACAGGGAACAGATCCGCAGACACAGCTGGCCAAGGCTGCCGTCAAGCGTATGAAGACCCTGCGTCACCCCAACATCCTGGCCTATGTGGATGGATTAGAG ACAGAGAAGAGCCTTTACCTGGTTACTGAGCAGGTGACACCCCTGGCAGTCCACCTGAAAGCCCAGGCAGAGAAAGGCGGTGCTGGGGAACTGGAGATCTCCTGGGGACTGCACCAGATAGTG aaagctCTGAGTTTTCTGGTCAATGACTGCCACCTGCTCCATAACAACTTGGGTGTGTGGTCTGTTTTTGTGGATCGAGCCGGAGAGTGGAAACTAGGGGCCCTCGACCATGTGGCCCCTGAGCAGGGCGACCCAAGCGGGTTCTCGCTTCCTGCCCCAAAGGCCGTTTACCCAGACATGGAGAAATACGACCCACCAGAGATGTCCAACGGCAATGGAGAGAAATG GGCAGGGGAAGTGTGGCGGCTTGGCTGCCTGATCTGGGAAGTGTTCAATGGGCCACTACCTCGCGCTTCCTCACTCCGTTCACTGGGAAAG ATCCCGAAGGCCTTGGTCCCTCATTACTGTGAGCTGGTGGGGGCCAATGCCCGGGCTCGGCCCAACCCAGCCCGCTTTCTCCAGAACTGTAGAGCCGCCGGGGGATTCCTCAGTAACAGCTTTGTGGAAAGCAACCTTTTCCTGGAGGAGATACAG ATCAAGGAGCCAGCCGAGAAGCAGCAGTTCTTCCAGGACCTTAGCGACAATCTTGACTCCTTCCCCGAAGACTTCTGTAAACACAAGGTCCTGCCTCAGCTGCTCACCGCCTTCGAGTTTGGCAGTGCGGGCGCCGTTGTCCTCACACCACTCTTCAAG GTTGGAAAGTTCCTTTCGGCAGAAGAATACCAACAGAAAATTATCCCCGTCATTGTGAAGATGTTTTCCTCCACAGACCGAGCCATGAGGATACGACTGCTGCAGCAG ATGGAGCAGTTCATTCAGTACCTGAATGAAGCAGCAGTCAACTCCCAGATTTTTCCTCACGTAGTTCACGGCTTCACGGACACCAACCCTGCCATAAGAGAACAGACTGTCAAG tCGATGTTGTTGCTGGCTCCCAAACTGAACGAGGCCAACCTGAACCAGGAGCTCATGCGCCACTTTGCCCGGCTGCAGGCCCGAGACGAACAAGGCCCGATCCGGTGCAACACCACTGTATGCCTGGGCAAGATCGCTTCCTACCTCAATGCCGGG ACTCGACAGCGTGTTCTGATTTCTGCCTTCTCGCGAGGCACTAAAGATCCCTTCCCAGCTTCCCGCTCCGCTGGTGTGCTGGGCTTCGCCGCTACACACAACTACTACAGTGTAACGGAGATTGCTGCCCGCATCCTCCCCACCCTCTGTGCCATTACTGTCGACCCTGATAAGAGCGTCAGGGACCAG GCATTCAAAGCTATCAAGAGTTTCCTTTCCAAGCTGGAGACTGTGTCAGAAGACCCCACCAAGCTGGCTGATATAG AAAAGGATGTAGCGTCATGTGCTCAGCCTGCCGGTGCTTCTTCCGGCTGGGCCGGCTGGGCCGTGACTGGCATGTCCTCGCTGACTTCTAAGCTGATCCGCAATGCTCCAGGGACCGAAGGAAGTGCAGCAGCTGAGGGAAGTGGGTCCACCAGCACCACCGGCCCTACTAGTGCCACCGACACAGAACCTGCCCCTGCATCTG gTTCTGATGATAAAACTCCACAACTCTCTCTGAGTCACCCTGCTGCCTCTAGTCTTGCCAACCAATCACAGACTCTCGAGGTAACAGACAAAGATCAAGAGCCAATAGGAGACCGgtgggatgaggaggaggactgggGAAGTTTGGAG GAGCCACAGAAATCTCACACAGAACCCGAAGACTGGAACACCGACTGGTCAGGAATGGCATCTTCCAAAAAGAAG GTGGGCCGGTCGTCATCCTCGGTGACGGTGAAAAAGCAGAGCTCTGACTGGAGCAGCTCAGGCTGGGACGCTGACGACAGCTGGTCCAACGAGAAGGAAGGCCAGGGACAGAGCTCTGCAGGCGAGGAGGGCTGGGGCAACGactggggggaggaggagacggacacAACTCTGGCCAATAAGACGCTCTCTCTGCCGGAAGGGGTACGGTTAGCCAGCGAATACAACTGGGACAAAAGCATTGCATCAAAGGGAGCCAGTCAGAACGACCTGTTCGCCAGCGTGTCCCAGAGAAACGCAGCCAGCACTGCTGACACCACG GCTGGAGATGGCTGGAGTGCAGAGGCAACAGGAGACTGGGGAGCTGAGGAGAGTTGGGAGTCAGTGGATGGAAGCCAGG GTCTCAGCAAGGCCGAGCTGTCCAAGAAGAaacgggaggagaggaggaaggagctggAGGCAAAACGGGCTGAGCGCAAGGCTGCCAAAGGTCCTCTCAAACTGGGCGCACGCAAGCTGGAttaa
- the scyl1 gene encoding N-terminal kinase-like protein isoform X1 — MYCGTNGQKQGFHGAISRPAHMRASLFLQRSVWFFVSALCVFDAVWRKEEMWSFFARDPVKDFAYEILPDTQEKSGIWTLHRGKRKTNGEPVSVFVYEVSQGTDPQTQLAKAAVKRMKTLRHPNILAYVDGLETEKSLYLVTEQVTPLAVHLKAQAEKGGAGELEISWGLHQIVKALSFLVNDCHLLHNNLGVWSVFVDRAGEWKLGALDHVAPEQGDPSGFSLPAPKAVYPDMEKYDPPEMSNGNGEKWAGEVWRLGCLIWEVFNGPLPRASSLRSLGKIPKALVPHYCELVGANARARPNPARFLQNCRAAGGFLSNSFVESNLFLEEIQIKEPAEKQQFFQDLSDNLDSFPEDFCKHKVLPQLLTAFEFGSAGAVVLTPLFKVGKFLSAEEYQQKIIPVIVKMFSSTDRAMRIRLLQQMEQFIQYLNEAAVNSQIFPHVVHGFTDTNPAIREQTVKSMLLLAPKLNEANLNQELMRHFARLQARDEQGPIRCNTTVCLGKIASYLNAGTRQRVLISAFSRGTKDPFPASRSAGVLGFAATHNYYSVTEIAARILPTLCAITVDPDKSVRDQAFKAIKSFLSKLETVSEDPTKLADIEKDVASCAQPAGASSGWAGWAVTGMSSLTSKLIRNAPGTEGSAAAEGSGSTSTTGPTSATDTEPAPASGSDDKTPQLSLSHPAASSLANQSQTLEVTDKDQEPIGDRWDEEEDWGSLEEPQKSHTEPEDWNTDWSGMASSKKKVGDRGVGRSSSSVTVKKQSSDWSSSGWDADDSWSNEKEGQGQSSAGEEGWGNDWGEEETDTTLANKTLSLPEGVRLASEYNWDKSIASKGASQNDLFASVSQRNAASTADTTAGDGWSAEATGDWGAEESWESVDGSQGLSKAELSKKKREERRKELEAKRAERKAAKGPLKLGARKLD; from the exons ATGTACTGTGGAACTAATGGGCAGAAGCAAGGTTTCCACGGAGCCATTTCACGTCCGGCCCATATGCGAGCTAGCCTCTTCCTCCAGCGGTCTGTTTGGTTCTTCGTGAgtgcgttgtgtgtgtttgatgcggtgtggaggaaagaggagatgtGGTCCTTTTTCGCCAGGGATCCTGTCAAAGACTTCGCTTATGAAATTCTCCCGGACACCCAAGAAAAGTCTGGAATATGGACTCTACATCGCGGGAAGCGGAAG ACCAATGGAGAgccagtgtctgtgtttgtgtacgagGTATCACAGGGAACAGATCCGCAGACACAGCTGGCCAAGGCTGCCGTCAAGCGTATGAAGACCCTGCGTCACCCCAACATCCTGGCCTATGTGGATGGATTAGAG ACAGAGAAGAGCCTTTACCTGGTTACTGAGCAGGTGACACCCCTGGCAGTCCACCTGAAAGCCCAGGCAGAGAAAGGCGGTGCTGGGGAACTGGAGATCTCCTGGGGACTGCACCAGATAGTG aaagctCTGAGTTTTCTGGTCAATGACTGCCACCTGCTCCATAACAACTTGGGTGTGTGGTCTGTTTTTGTGGATCGAGCCGGAGAGTGGAAACTAGGGGCCCTCGACCATGTGGCCCCTGAGCAGGGCGACCCAAGCGGGTTCTCGCTTCCTGCCCCAAAGGCCGTTTACCCAGACATGGAGAAATACGACCCACCAGAGATGTCCAACGGCAATGGAGAGAAATG GGCAGGGGAAGTGTGGCGGCTTGGCTGCCTGATCTGGGAAGTGTTCAATGGGCCACTACCTCGCGCTTCCTCACTCCGTTCACTGGGAAAG ATCCCGAAGGCCTTGGTCCCTCATTACTGTGAGCTGGTGGGGGCCAATGCCCGGGCTCGGCCCAACCCAGCCCGCTTTCTCCAGAACTGTAGAGCCGCCGGGGGATTCCTCAGTAACAGCTTTGTGGAAAGCAACCTTTTCCTGGAGGAGATACAG ATCAAGGAGCCAGCCGAGAAGCAGCAGTTCTTCCAGGACCTTAGCGACAATCTTGACTCCTTCCCCGAAGACTTCTGTAAACACAAGGTCCTGCCTCAGCTGCTCACCGCCTTCGAGTTTGGCAGTGCGGGCGCCGTTGTCCTCACACCACTCTTCAAG GTTGGAAAGTTCCTTTCGGCAGAAGAATACCAACAGAAAATTATCCCCGTCATTGTGAAGATGTTTTCCTCCACAGACCGAGCCATGAGGATACGACTGCTGCAGCAG ATGGAGCAGTTCATTCAGTACCTGAATGAAGCAGCAGTCAACTCCCAGATTTTTCCTCACGTAGTTCACGGCTTCACGGACACCAACCCTGCCATAAGAGAACAGACTGTCAAG tCGATGTTGTTGCTGGCTCCCAAACTGAACGAGGCCAACCTGAACCAGGAGCTCATGCGCCACTTTGCCCGGCTGCAGGCCCGAGACGAACAAGGCCCGATCCGGTGCAACACCACTGTATGCCTGGGCAAGATCGCTTCCTACCTCAATGCCGGG ACTCGACAGCGTGTTCTGATTTCTGCCTTCTCGCGAGGCACTAAAGATCCCTTCCCAGCTTCCCGCTCCGCTGGTGTGCTGGGCTTCGCCGCTACACACAACTACTACAGTGTAACGGAGATTGCTGCCCGCATCCTCCCCACCCTCTGTGCCATTACTGTCGACCCTGATAAGAGCGTCAGGGACCAG GCATTCAAAGCTATCAAGAGTTTCCTTTCCAAGCTGGAGACTGTGTCAGAAGACCCCACCAAGCTGGCTGATATAG AAAAGGATGTAGCGTCATGTGCTCAGCCTGCCGGTGCTTCTTCCGGCTGGGCCGGCTGGGCCGTGACTGGCATGTCCTCGCTGACTTCTAAGCTGATCCGCAATGCTCCAGGGACCGAAGGAAGTGCAGCAGCTGAGGGAAGTGGGTCCACCAGCACCACCGGCCCTACTAGTGCCACCGACACAGAACCTGCCCCTGCATCTG gTTCTGATGATAAAACTCCACAACTCTCTCTGAGTCACCCTGCTGCCTCTAGTCTTGCCAACCAATCACAGACTCTCGAGGTAACAGACAAAGATCAAGAGCCAATAGGAGACCGgtgggatgaggaggaggactgggGAAGTTTGGAG GAGCCACAGAAATCTCACACAGAACCCGAAGACTGGAACACCGACTGGTCAGGAATGGCATCTTCCAAAAAGAAGGTCGGCGACAGAGGA GTGGGCCGGTCGTCATCCTCGGTGACGGTGAAAAAGCAGAGCTCTGACTGGAGCAGCTCAGGCTGGGACGCTGACGACAGCTGGTCCAACGAGAAGGAAGGCCAGGGACAGAGCTCTGCAGGCGAGGAGGGCTGGGGCAACGactggggggaggaggagacggacacAACTCTGGCCAATAAGACGCTCTCTCTGCCGGAAGGGGTACGGTTAGCCAGCGAATACAACTGGGACAAAAGCATTGCATCAAAGGGAGCCAGTCAGAACGACCTGTTCGCCAGCGTGTCCCAGAGAAACGCAGCCAGCACTGCTGACACCACG GCTGGAGATGGCTGGAGTGCAGAGGCAACAGGAGACTGGGGAGCTGAGGAGAGTTGGGAGTCAGTGGATGGAAGCCAGG GTCTCAGCAAGGCCGAGCTGTCCAAGAAGAaacgggaggagaggaggaaggagctggAGGCAAAACGGGCTGAGCGCAAGGCTGCCAAAGGTCCTCTCAAACTGGGCGCACGCAAGCTGGAttaa